A stretch of Fusarium poae strain DAOMC 252244 chromosome 2, whole genome shotgun sequence DNA encodes these proteins:
- a CDS encoding hypothetical protein (BUSCO:5563at5125), translated as MSYGKKDEDADLGLVKVDRTQVFQEARLFNSSPIQPRRCRILLTKIALLLYTGEKFPTNEATTLFFGISKLFQNKDASLRQMVHLIIKELANSAEDIIMVTSTIMKDTGGSTDTIYRPNAIRALCRIIDATTVQSIERVMKTAIVDKNPSVSSAALVSSYHLLPIAKDVVRRWQSETQEAAASSKSSGGFSLGFSTSSSQVPMNHSTMSQYHAVGLLYQMRMHDRMALVKMVQQFGAPGALKSPAAIVMLVRLAAQLAEEDASLRKPMMQLLDGWLRHKSEMVNFEAAKAICDMRDVTDAEVSQAVHVLQLFLTSPRAVTKFAALRILHNFASFKPNAVNPCNPDIELLISNSNRSIATFAITTLLKTGNEASVDRLMKQISTFMSEITDEFKITIVEAIRTLCLKFPSKQAGMLTFLSGILRDEGGYEFKRAVVESMFDLIKFVPDSKEDALAHLCEFIEDCEFTKLAVRILHLIGLEGPKTAQPTKYIRYIYNRVVLENAIVRAAAVTALAKFGVGQKDPDVKSSVRVLLTRCLDDVDDEVRDRAALNLKLMNEEDDEMAVRFVKNENMFSLPYFEQQLVMYVTSDDASAFDSPFDISKIPVVTREQADAEDRSKKLIATTPTLKAPKVGPTKTTGAEAVATASAQAQKYAQELMEIPEMQEFGNVLKSSPLIELTEAETEYVVSLVKHIFKEHIVLQYEVKNTLPDTVLENVSIVATPADDEELEEVFIIQAEKLSTDEPGKVYVAFKKIGGEASLPISTFSNVLKFTSKEIDPSTGEPEDTGYDDEYEVAEFDLSGSDYVIPTFAGNFSHIWEQIGASGEEVTETLQLSGMESIADATEQLTKALSLQPLEGTDVPVNQTTHTLKLLGKTVGGGRVIANVRMAYSSKTGVTTKITVRSEEENVAGLVIASVA; from the exons ATGAGTTACGGCAAAAAGGATGAAGACGCGGACCTCGGGTTGGTCAAGGTGGATAGAACCCAGGTTTTCCAAGAAG CACGACTCTTCAACAGCTCCCCTATCCAACCTCGACGATGTCGCATTCTCCTCACAAAGATCGCTCTCCTTCTGTACACCGGAGAGAAGTTTCCCACCAACGAAGCTACAACCCTCTTCTTTGGTATCTCCAAGCTCTTCCAGAACAAGGATGCCAGTCTCCGACAGATGGTTCACCTTATTATCAAGGAGCTTGCCAACTCGGCCGAGGATATCATTATGGTTACTAGCACGATTATGAAGGATACTGGAGGTAGCACCGATACAATTTACCGACCCAATGCTATACGTGCGCTCTGCCGCATTATCGAT GCCACGACCGTCCAATCGATCGAACGAGTTATGAAGACTGCAATTGTCGACAAGAACCCCTCCGTATCTTCGGCCGCCCTGGTTTCATCCTACCACCTCTTACCGATCGCAAAGGATGTCGTACGACGATGGCAGAGCGAGACACAGGAGGCTGCTGCGTCCAGCAAGTCCTCTGGTGGCTTTTCCCTCGGTTTCTCCACATCCAGCAGCCAGGTCCCCATGAACCACTCGACCATGTCGCAATACCACGCTGTTGGTCTCCTGTACCAAATGCGCATGCACGACCGAATGGCCCTGGTCAAGATGGTCCAGCAATTCGGAGCTCCTGGAGCTCTCAAGAGTCCTGCTGCTATCGTTATGCTGGTTCGACTTGCAGCACAGCTAGCCGAGGAGGATGCTTCATTGAGGAAACCCATGATGCAACTTCTCGATGGTTGGCTGCGACACAAGAGCGAAATGGTCAACTTTgaagctgccaaggccatcTGCGACATGCGAGATGTTACGGACGCTGAGGTGTCGCAAGCTGTCCATGTCCTTCAGCTCTTCCTGACCTCTCCTCGTGCTGTTACCAAGTTTGCCGCTCTCCGAATCCTCCACAACTTCGCCAGCTTCAAGCCCAACGCCGTCAACCCCTGCAACCCCGATATCGAGCTCCTCATCTCCAACAGCAACCGATCTATTGCTACTTTCGCCATTACCACACTACTCAAGACCGGTAACGAGGCCAGTGTCGACCGTTTAATGAAGCAGATCTCAACCTTCATGTCCGAAATCACCGACGAGTTCAAGATTACAATCGTTGAAGCTATCCGAACACTTTGTCTCAAGTTCCCCAGCAAGCAGGCTGGTATGCTTACTTTCCTCAGTGGTATCCTGCGTGACGAGGGTGGTTATGAGTTTAAGAGGGCTGTTGTGGAGAGCATGTTTGATTTGATCAAGTTTGTTCCCGATTCTAAGGAGGATGCGCTCGCCCACCTTTGCGAATTTATCGAGGATTGCGAGTTCACCAAGCTGGCTGTCCGAATCCTCCACCTTATTGGTCTGGAGGGTCCAAAGACTGCCCAGCCTACGAAGTACATCCGATACATCTATAACCGAGTGGTTCTCGAGAACGCTATCGTCCGAGCTGCTGCCGTTACCGCGCTCGCCAAGTTTGGCGTTGGCCAGAAAGACCCTGATGTCAAGAGCAGTGTTCGAGTTCTCCTTACCCGATGCTTggacgatgttgatgatgaggtCCGTGATCGTGCTGCTCTCAACCTCAAGCTTATGaatgaggaggatgacgagATGGCCGTTCGATTCGTCAAGAATg AGAACATGTTCTCTCTCCCCTACTtcgagcagcagctcgtCATGTACGTCACCTCGGACGATGCATCTGCTTTCGACAGCCCTTTCGACATCTCCAAGATTCCCGTGGTTACCCGGGAGCAGGCTGATGCCGAGGACCGATCTAAGAAGCTGATCGCCACTACTCCTACCCTCAAGGCCCCCAAGGTTGGCCCTACCAAAACCACCGGTGCGGAGGCCGTTGCGACTGCCTCTGCTCAGGCTCAAAAGTATGCCCAGGAGCTCATGGAGATTCCTGAGATGCAGGAGTTTGGCAATGTGCTCAAGTCTTCGCCTCTTATCGAGCTTACCGAGGCCGAGACCGAGTACGTTGTTTCTCTAGTCAAGCATATCTTCAAGGAGCACATTGTTCTCCAATACGAGGTCAAAAACACCTTGCCCGACACGGTCCTCGAGAACGTCTCAATCGTTGCCACCCCTGCTGACGACGAGGAACTCGAGGAGGTCTTCATTATCCAGGCCGAGAAGCTCTCAACTGATGAGCCCGGCAAGGTCTACGTGGCCTTCAAGAAGATTGGCGGCGAGGCTTCTCTGCCTATCTCTACCTTCAGCAACGTTCTCAAGTTCACCAGCAAGGAGATTGACCCCTCAACGGGCGAACCTGAGGATACTGGCTACGATGATGAGTATGAGGTGGCCGAGTTTGACCTTTCCGGTAGCGACTACGTGATCCCCACCTTTGCCGGTAACTTTAGCCATATCTGGGAGCAGATTGGCGCTTCCGGCGAGGAGGTGACAGAAACCCTCCAATTGAGTGGTATGGAGAGCATCGCAG ATGCCACGGAGCAACTTACAAAGGCTTTGTCTCTGCAGCCACTAGAGGGTACCGATGTACCCGTCAACCAGACCACTCACACACTCAAGCTTCTGGGCAAGACAGTTGGCGGAGGCCGCGTGATTGCCAACGTGAGAATGGCGTACTCATCAAAAACAGGTGTCACGACAAAGATCACGGTGCGAAGCGAGGAGGAGAATGTGGCTGGCCTAGTTATCGCGTCAGTCGCTTAA
- a CDS encoding hypothetical protein (BUSCO:35961at5125) gives MNSVTRLPLRIAPRLVQHPSFVRPIHSTVVKAANVAPVVGTGPPPEPPVQAQDVHQRVARRRRQAEMLKNAKELRTASGGKAGGALKKRFWKDVTVQEVDGALQVFLDTRPLRHPSTKAIVRIPITKPDLASALALEWDLLTSAQDATRHHLIPLTSLTCRALDIAEADNAPGSDISEIRSSIATVLLRYLDTDSILCWNPPAGEHDLKNDAGESLRDVQKRTADDIVSFLTTHVWPGITISPVLDGHSLLPQSQAPGVREIIQGWVVGLDAFEIAGLERAVLAGKSLLAAARLVVEWSEGSVGKGNLYNGNKFGVEEAAVATSLEVNWQTMQWGEVEDTHDVNKEDVRRQLGSVVLLVSGTGKA, from the exons ATGAATTCTGTAACTCGATTACCACTGCGCATTGCGCCTCGACTCGTTCAGCATCCGTCATTCGTTCGTCCGATTCACTCGACCGTTGTCAAGGCCGCCAATGTCGCTCCGGTTGTCGGCACGGGCCCTCCTCCAGAGCCTCCAGTTCAAGCCCAAGATGTCCACCAACGAGTCGCCAGGAGGAGAAGGCAGGCTGAGATGCTCAAGAACGCCAAGGAACTTCGAACAGCTAGTGGTGGAAAGGCCGGTGGTGCTTTGAAGAAGCGATTCTGGAAAGATGTTACTGTTCAGGAAGTGGATG GAGCTCTTCAAGTCTTCCTTGATACACGACCTTTGAGACACCCCTCTACCAAAGCGATTGTTCGAATCCCCATTACAAAGCCCGACCTTGCCTCCGCCCTCGCTCTTGAATGGGACCTCTTGACTTCGGCTCAAGATGCTACCAGACATCACTTGATCCCACTCACAAGCCTTACTTGCCGAGCTCTCGATATTGCTGAGGCTGACAACGCCCCCGGTTCTGATATTTCAGAGATCCGAAGCTCAATTGCCACTGTATTGCTACGATACCTCGACACCGACTCGATCCTCTGCTGGAACCCTCCTGCCGGAGAGCATGACCTTAAGAACGATGCTGGAGAATCACTACGAGACGTACAAAAGCGCACCGCTGACGATATTGTGTCTTTTCTCACAACTCATGTCTGGCCAGGCATCACCATCAGCCCAGTTCTGGACGGACACTCCCTCTTGCCTCAGTCACAAGCCCCCGGAGTCCGTGAAATCATCCAAGGTTGGGTTGTCGGCCTCGATGCTTTCGAGATTGCGGGACTTGAGCGGGCTGTATTGGCTGGCAAAAGTCTGCTTGCCGCTGCGAGGTTGGTCGTAGAGTGGAGCGAAGGTTCAGTGGGCAAGGGTAATCTGTACAATGGCAATAAGTTTGGCGTTGAGGAGGCCGCCGTTGCTACCAGTCTTGAGGTTAATTGGCAGACCATGCAGTGGGGAGAGGTCGAGGATACTCATGACGTTAACAAGGAGGATGTGAGAAGACAGCTGGGTAGTGTTGTCTTGTTGGTTTCTGGAACAGGCAAGGCTTGA
- a CDS encoding hypothetical protein (SECRETED:SignalP(1-21)~MEROPS:MER0080922~TransMembrane:1 (n3-13c21/22o502-519i)) → MRWTTISVAVAVLGDVASVNAVSFPRSKTGKGYLSMHVGTTERSKNKQHDKRQDSDEAIAVRLENKDFFYTTDIEIGTPPQKVTVLLDTGSNELWVNPDCQEAQSALQYRQCLAFGQYDPDKSDTPPIGPFGGETLNYGDSSDKSTHTSASIVFWTDQFRFGEDELSNQTFGVLVESSGIATGILGLAPDLREGFDSNEPYSLLLTSMADQGLINSRVFALDLRHSDDTEGALIYGGIDRSKYIGELETVDIIRGEGGEYRLATRLDSLGVTINGRTSTIRVSRSDSNVMLDSGTTLSRMHMSVAQPILEELGAQNDGEGFYTTDCRNRELDATVDFGFGNKVIKVALSDFILELGPGSCYIGLVPTTDQQILGDSVLRAGYFVFDWDNEKIHLAQAADCGDEDIVAVGSGSDAVPSETGKCKSSDITATGRGGATRTGNSFPTGAYTTTYTITSCPDFERECVTGVVTTQTFSERPTVTVTSGAGGDGDGDDDNAAWQPMPLGWVFVVVGGFALGLNLV, encoded by the exons ATGAGGTGGACTACGATAAGTGTGGCAGTCGCTGTCCTGGGCGATGTCGCCAGCGTCAACGCTGTCAGTTTTCCCAGATCCAAGACCGGCAAAGGTTATCTATCCATGCATGTCGGCACCACCGAAAGATCAAAGAACAAGCAGCACGACAAGCGACAAGATTCAGACGAGGCTATTGCAGTGCGACTCGAGAATAAAGATTTCTTCTATACCACAGACA TCGAGATCGGAACTCCTCCCCAGAAAGTAACCGTCCTACTCGATACCGGATCGAACGAACTCTGGGTTAATCCAGATTGTCAGGAAGCGCAAAGTGCTCTTCAGTATCGTCAATGCCTTGCCTTTGGTCAATATGATCCCGACAAGTCAGATACACCACCCATCGGCCCCTTCGGCGGCGAGACGCTCAACTATGGGGATAGTAGTGATAAAAGTACACATACGTCAGCATCAATTGTGTTTTGGACCGATCAGTTTAGATTTGGCGAGGATGAGCTAAGTAACCAGACCTTTGGTGTCTTGGTCGAGAGTTCTGGCATTGCAACTGGGATTTTAGGTCTAGCTCCGGACCTGAGAGAAGGCTTTGATAGCAATGAGCCTTACAGTTTGTTGCTCACCTCGATGGCTGACCAAGGCCTGATCAATAGCCGGGTCTTTGCCCTTGATCTGAGGCATTCCGACGACACCGAAGGAGCTCTTATATACGGCGGAATTGACCGCAGCAAGTACATTGGCGAACTGGAAACTGTCGATATTATCAGAGGCGAAGGCGGCGAATACCGTCTTGCTACTAGATTGGACAGTCTCGGAGTGACAATCAACGGCAGAACCTCCACCATTCGTGTTTCGAGATCTGACTCAAATGTCATGCTCGACTCCGGAACAACACTTTCCCGTATGCACATGTCTGTGGCGCAACCTATTCTGGAGGAACTCGGTGCTCAAAACGATGGCGAGGGCTTCTACACGACCGACTGTCGAAACCGGGAGCTTGATGCCACCGTTGATTTTGGCTTTGGGAACAAGGTTATAAAGGTCGCTCTCAGTGACTTTATCCTCGAGCTAGGTCCTGGATCATGCTACATTGGTCTCGTCCCCACCACTGACCAGCAAATCCTGGGAGACTCTGTTCTACGTGCTGGATATTTCGTTTTCGATTGGGATAATGAGAAGATCCATCTCGCCCAGGCTGCAGATTGCGGTGATGAGGATATTGTTGCTGTCGGTTCCGGCTCTGACGCTGTGCCTAGTGAGACGGGCAAGTGCAAGAGCTCTGATATCACAGCTACCGGACGT GGTGGCGCTACTCGCACAGGCAACTCATTCCCTACAGGAGCATACACAACCACTTACACCATCACTTCGTGTCCAGACTTTGAGCGCGAGTGCGTAACAGGCGTCGTGACAACGCAGACCTTTAGCGAACGTCCAACCGTTACTGTCACCTCTGGCGCAGGTGGCGACGGTGACGGCGATGATGATAACGCCGCATGGCAGCCCATGCCTCTGGGCTGGGTGTTTGTTGTCGTTGGTGGTTTTGCTCTGGGCCTGAACCTGGTTTAG